A genome region from Nicotiana tabacum cultivar K326 chromosome 13, ASM71507v2, whole genome shotgun sequence includes the following:
- the LOC107811674 gene encoding auxin-responsive protein SAUR68-like → MISAKKLIKMARRWQKFAAMQRKRISFPRNVSDEDSCSTSSSSIVEKGHFVVYTIDQRRFVIPLAYLENEVVRQLLNMSQEEFGLPSGGPIKLPCDSAFMDYIISLIKKGVAAGDLHKALLLSITSCFCSAYSLHQESGNQQLLVC, encoded by the coding sequence atgatcAGTGCCAAGAAACTCATCAAAATGGCTAGGAGGTGGCAGAAGTTTGCGGCCATGCAGCGAAAAAGGATTTCATTTCCAAGAAATGTTAGTGATGAAGATAGTTGTAGTACATCTTCATCCTCTATAGTTGAAAAAGGGCATTTTGTAGTCTATACAATCGATCAAAGGCGATTTGTCATTCCCTTGGCATACCTTGAAAATGAGGTCGTTAGGCAGCTCTTAAACATGTCTCAAGAAGAGTTTGGGCTACCGAGTGGCGGCCCTATTAAATTACCCTGTGATTCAGCGTTCATGGATTACATCATTTCACTAATCAAGAAAGGTGTGGCCGCTGGAGATCTTCACAAAGCATTGCTTCTCTCAATTACTTCATGTTTCTGTTCAGCTTATTCTTTGCACCAAGAAAGTGGAAATCAGCAACTTCTTGTTTGTTGA
- the LOC107811675 gene encoding TMV resistance protein N-like isoform X1 yields MASSFASASTSQFPRWNYKVFLSFRGEDTRKTFTGHLFKGLENNGIFTFQDDKRLEHGASISDELLKAIEQSQVALVVFSKNYATSRWCLDELVKIMECKDQCGQTVIPVFYDVDPSHVRNQRESFAEAFDKHEPRYRDDDEGRQKLQRWRNALTAAANLKGYDVRDGIEAENIQQIVDQISKLCNSATLSSLRDVVGIDTHLDKLKSLLKVGINDVRIILGIWGMGGLGKTTIARVIFDILSHQFEAACFLADIKENEKRHQLHSLQNTLLSELSRRKDDYVNNKHDGKRMIPDRLFSKKVLIVLDDIDHKDHLEYLAGDIGWFGNGSRVVVTTRNKHLIEKNDVIYEMTALSDHESIQLFCQHAFRKEDPDEHFKKLSLEVVKYANGLPLALKVWGSLLHNLGLTEWKSAIEQMKINSNSEIVDKLKISYDGLEPIQQEMFLDIACFLRGEQKAYILQILESCHIGAEYGLRILIDKSLVFITEDYQIIQMHDLIQDMGKYIVNLQKNPGERSRLWLNEDFEEVMTNNAGTVAVEAIWVHDLDTLRFNNEAMKNMKKLRILYIDREVYDFNISDEPIEYLSNNLRWFNVDGYPCESLPSTFEPKMLVHLELSFSSLRYLWMETKHLPSLRTINLTGSESLMRTPDFTGMPNLEYLDMSFCFNLEEVHHSLGCCSKLIGLDLTDCKSLKRFPCVNVESLEYLDLPGCSSLEKFPEIRGRMKLEIQIHMRSGIRELPSSSFHYQTRITWLDLSDMENLVVFPSSICRLISLVQLFVSGCSKLESLPEEIGDLDNLEVLYASDTLISRPPSSIVRLNKLNSLSFRCSGDNGVHFEFPPVAEGLLSLKNLDLSYCNLIDGGLPEDIGSLSSLKELDLRGNNFEHLPRSIAQLGALRSLGLSFCQTLIQLPELSHELNELHVDCHMALKFINDLVTKRKKLQRVVFPPLYDDAHNDSIYNLFAHALFQNISSLRHDISVSDSLFENVFTIWHYWKKIPSWFHHKGTDSSVSVDLPENWYIPDKFLGFAVCYDDILIDTTAQLIPVCDDGMSCMTQKLALSECDTESSDDSERYTPIHFFFVPLAVLWDTSKANGKTPNDYGIIRLSFSGEMKKYGLRLLYKEEAEVEALLQMRENNNEPIEHSNVIRRSRSDNSEHHDSVTDESSLCCCRIL; encoded by the exons ATGGCATCATCTTTTGCTTCTGCGAGTACTTCACAGTTTCCTCGATGGAACTACAAAGTCTTTCTAAGTTTTAGAGGTGAAGATACTCGAAAAACATTTACAGGTCACCTCTTCAAAGGGTTGGAAAACAATGGAATATTTACGTTTCAAGATGATAAAAGGCTAGAGCATGGCGCATCAATATCAGATGAACTCTTGAAAGCTATCGAACAGTCTCAAGTTGCCCTCGTCGTTTTCTCAAAGAATTATGCAACATCGAGGTGGTGCTTAGATGAGTTAGTAAAGATCATGGAATGCAAGGATCAATGTGGACAGACTGTCATACCAGTCTTCTATGATGTGGATCCATCACATGTTCGAAACCAGAGAGAGAGCTTTGCCGAAGCCTTTGACAAACACGAACCAAGATATAGGGATGATGATGAAGGAAGGCAGAAGCTCCAAAGATGGAGGAATGCTCTAACTGCTGCCGCAAATCTAAAAGGATATGATGTCCGTGACGG GATTGAAGCAGAGAATATTCAGCAGATTGTCGACCAAATTTCCAAATTGTGCAATAGTGCTACTTTGTCTTCTTTGCGAGATGTTGTAGGAATAGATACTCATTTGGATAAATTAAAGTCCCTACTTAAGGTAGGAATCAATGATGTTCGGATCATATTGGGGATCTGGGGCATGGGTGGACTAGGGAAGACGACGATAGCAAGagtcatttttgacattttatCTCATCAATTTGAAGCTGCTTGTTTCCTTGCGgatataaaagaaaatgaaaaaagacatCAACTGCATTCTTTGCAAAACACCCTTCTCTCTGAATTGTcaagaagaaaagatgattacGTCAATAATAAGCATGATGGGAAGCGGATGATTCCAGACAGACTTTTCTCTAAGAAGGTGCTAATTGTGCTTGATGATATAGATCATAAAGATCATTTAGAGTATTTAGCAGGTGATATTGGTTGGTTTGGTAATGGTAGTAGAGTTGTTGTAACAACTAGAAACAAACATTTGATAGAAAAGAATGATGTCATTTATGAAATGACTGCACTATCTGATCATGAATCCATTCAATTGTTCTGTCAACATGCTTTCAGAAAAGAAGATCCAGATGAGCATTTTAAGAAGCTTTCATTGGAGGTAGTAAAATAtgccaatggccttcctttagcCCTCAAAGTGTGGGGTTCTCTGCTGCATAACCTAGGcttaactgaatggaaaagtgcAATAGAGCAAATGAAAATTAATTCTAATTCGGAAATTGTTGATAAGCTCAAAATCAGTTATGATGGATTAGAGCCCATACAACAGGAGATGTTTCTAGATATAGCATGCTTCTTACGAGGGGAACAAAAAGCTTACATCCTACAAATTCTTGAGAGCTGTCATATTGGAGCTGAATATGGATTGCGTATTTTAATTGACAAATCTCTTGTGTTCATCACTGAAGATTATCAGATTATTCAAATGCATGACTTAATTCAAGATATGGGTAAATATATCGTGAACTTGCAAAAGAATCCGGGAGAACGCAGCAGACTATGGCTCAACGAGGATTTCGAAGAAGTGATGACCAACAATGCA GGGACCGTGGCAGTGGAAGCAATTTGGGTTCATGATTTGGATACACTACGCTTTAACAATGAGgccatgaaaaatatgaaaaagctTAGGATATTATACATAGACAGAGAGGTCTATGATTTCAATATTAGCGATGAACCCATTGAGTATCTATCCAACAACTTGCGTTGGTTTAACGTGGATGGCTATCCTTGTGAGTCATTGCCATCTACATTTGAACCCAAAATGCTTGTTCACCTTGAACTCTCATTTAGTTCACTGCGTTATTTATGGATGGAAACAAAG CATTTGCCGTCTCTACGGACGATAAATCTCACGGGCTCTGAAAGCCTGATGCGAACACCAGATTTCACGGGGATGCCAAATTTGGAGTATTTGGATATGTCTTTCTGTTTTAATCTTGAAGAGGTTCACCATTCCTTGGGATGTTGCAGCAAACTCATTGGGTTAGATTTGACCGATTGTAAAAGCCTTAAGAGGTTTCCATGTGTTAACGTGGAATCTCTTGAATATCTGGATTTACCAGGTTGCTCAAGTTTAGAGAAATTTCCAGAAATCCGCGGGAGAATGAAGCTGGAGATACAGATTCACATGAGATCTGGGATAAGGGAACTACCATCATCTAGTTTTCACTACCAGACTCGTATTACCTGGCTAGATTTGAGCGATATGGAAAACCTTGTAGTTTTTCCAAGCAGCATCTGTCGGTTGATAAGTTTGGTTCAATTATTTGTGTCTGGTTGCTCAAAACTGGAAAGCTTGCCAGAAGAGATAGGGGATTTAGACAACTTGGAGGTGCTTTATGCCAGTGATACTCTAATTTCACGACCTCCATCTTCCATCGTACGCTTGAACAAACTTAACAGCTTGAGCTTTAGGTGCTCCGGAGACAATGGAGTGCACTTTGAGTTCCCTCCAGTGGCTGAAGGATTACTGTCATTGAAAAATCTAGATCTCAGTTATTGCAATCTAATAGATGGAGGACTTCCGGAAGACATTGGATCCTTATCCTCTTTGAAAGAATTGGATCTCAGAGGAAATAATTTTGAGCATTTGCCTCGAAGCATAGCCCAACTTGGTGCTCTTCGATCCTTAGGCTTATCATTTTGCCAGACGCTTATACAACTGCCAGAACTTTCCCATGAATTAAATGAATTGCATGTAGATTGTCATATGGCTCTGAAATTTATCAATGATTTAGTAACAAAGAGGAAGAAACTACAGAGGGTGGTATTCCCGCCACTGTATGATGATGCACACAATGAttctatatataatttatttgcACATGCCCTGTTTCAGAATATCTCTTCCTTGAGGCATGACATCTCTGTTTCAGATTCCTTGTTCGAAAATGTGTTTACCATTTGGCATTATTGGAAGAAGATCCCAAGTTGGTTCCACCATAAGGGAACTGATAGTAGTGTATCAGTCGATTTGCCTGAAAATTGGTATATACCTGACAAATTCTTGGGTTTTGCTGTATGTTACGATGACATTTTAATTGACACCACAGCTCAATTGATTCCCGTATGTGATGATGGGATGTCGTGCATGACCCAGAAACTTGCCTTATCAGAATGTGATACAGAATCATCCGATGATTCAGAACGGTATACACCAATTCATTTTTTCTTTGTACCTCTTGCTGTCTTATGGGATACATCTAAGGCAAATGGAAAAACACCAAATGACTATGGGATTATTAGGCTATCTTTTTCTGGAGAAATGAAGAAGTATGGACTTCGTTTGTTGTATAAAGAAGAAGCTGAGGTTGAGGCCTTGTTACAAATGAGGGAAAATAACAATGAACCAATAGAACATTCCAATGTGATAAGGAGGAGCAGATCTGACAATAGTGAACACCATGACTCCGTGACCGATGAATCCAGTTTATGTTGCTGTCGCATACTGTAA
- the LOC107811675 gene encoding TMV resistance protein N-like (The RefSeq protein has 2 substitutions compared to this genomic sequence): protein MASSFASASTSQFPRWNYKVFLSFRGEDTRKTFTGHLFKGLENNGIFTFQDDKRLEHGASISDELLKAIEQSQVALVVFSKNYATSRWCLDELVKIMECKDQCGQTVIPVFYDVDPSHVRNQRESFTEAFDKHEPRYRDDDEGRRKLQRWRNALTAAANLKGYDVRDGIEAENIQQIVDQISKLCNSATLSSLRDVVGIDTHLDKLKSLLKVGINDVRIILGIWGMGGLGKTTIARVIFDILSHQFEAACFLADIKENEKRHQLHSLQNTLLSELSRRKDDYVNNKHDGKRMIPDRLFSKKVLIVLDDIDHKDHLEYLAGDIGWFGNGSRVVVTTRNKHLIEKNDVIYEMTALSDHESIQLFCQHAFRKEDPDEHFKKLSLEVVKYANGLPLALKVWGSLLHNLGLTEWKSAIEQMKINSNSEIVDKLKISYDGLEPIQQEMFLDIACFLRGEQKAYILQILESCHIGAEYGLRILIDKSLVFITEDYQIIQMHDLIQDMGKYIVNLQKNPGERSRLWLNEDFEEVMTNNAGTVAVEAIWVHDLDTLRFNNEAMKNMKKLRILYIDREVYDFNISDEPIEYLSNNLRWFNVDGYPCESLPSTFEPKMLVHLELSFSSLRYLWMETKHLPSLRTINLTGSESLMRTPDFTGMPNLEYLDMSFCFNLEEVHHSLGCCSKLIGLDLTDCKSLKRFPCVNVESLEYLDLPGCSSLEKFPEIRGRMKLEIQIHMRSGIRELPSSSFHYQTRITWLDLSDMENLVVFPSSICRLISLVQLFVSGCSKLESLPEEIGDLDNLEVLYASDTLISRPPSSIVRLNKLNSLSFRCSGDNGVHFEFPPVAEGLLSLKNLDLSYCNLIDGGLPEDIGSLSSLKELDLRGNNFEHLPRSIAQLGALRSLGLSFCQTLIQLPELSHELNELHVDCHMALKFINDLVTKRKKLQRVVFPPLYDDAHNDSIYNLFAHALFQNISSLRHDISVSDSLFENVFTIWHYWKKIPSWFHHKGTDSSVSVDLPENWYIPDKFLGFAVCYDDILIDTTAQLIPVCDDGMSCMTQKLALSECDTESSDDSERYTPIHFFFVPLAVLWDTSKANGKTPNDYGIIRLSFSGEMKKYGLRLLYKEEAEVEALLQMRENNNEPIEHSNVIRRSRSDNSEHHDSVTDESSLCCCRIL from the exons ATGGCATCATCTTTTGCTTCTGCGAGTACTTCACAGTTTCCTCGATGGAACTACAAAGTCTTTCTAAGTTTTAGAGGTGAAGATACTCGAAAAACATTTACAGGTCACCTCTTCAAAGGGTTGGAAAACAATGGAATATTTACGTTTCAAGATGATAAAAGGCTAGAGCATGGCGCATCAATATCAGATGAACTCTTGAAAGCTATCGAACAGTCTCAAGTTGCCCTCGTCGTTTTCTCAAAGAATTATGCAACATCGAGGTGGTGCTTAGATGAGTTAGTAAAGATCATGGAATGCAAGGATCAATGTGGACAGACTGTCATACCAGTCTTCTATGATGTGGATCCATCACATGTTCGAAACCAGAGAGAGAGCTTTGCCGAAGCCTTTGACAAACACGAACCAAGATATAGGGATGATGATGAAGGAAGGCAGAAGCTCCAAAGATGGAGGAATGCTCTAACTGCTGCCGCAAATCTAAAAGGATATGATGTCCGTGACGG GATTGAAGCAGAGAATATTCAGCAGATTGTCGACCAAATTTCCAAATTGTGCAATAGTGCTACTTTGTCTTCTTTGCGAGATGTTGTAGGAATAGATACTCATTTGGATAAATTAAAGTCCCTACTTAAGGTAGGAATCAATGATGTTCGGATCATATTGGGGATCTGGGGCATGGGTGGACTAGGGAAGACGACGATAGCAAGagtcatttttgacattttatCTCATCAATTTGAAGCTGCTTGTTTCCTTGCGgatataaaagaaaatgaaaaaagacatCAACTGCATTCTTTGCAAAACACCCTTCTCTCTGAATTGTcaagaagaaaagatgattacGTCAATAATAAGCATGATGGGAAGCGGATGATTCCAGACAGACTTTTCTCTAAGAAGGTGCTAATTGTGCTTGATGATATAGATCATAAAGATCATTTAGAGTATTTAGCAGGTGATATTGGTTGGTTTGGTAATGGTAGTAGAGTTGTTGTAACAACTAGAAACAAACATTTGATAGAAAAGAATGATGTCATTTATGAAATGACTGCACTATCTGATCATGAATCCATTCAATTGTTCTGTCAACATGCTTTCAGAAAAGAAGATCCAGATGAGCATTTTAAGAAGCTTTCATTGGAGGTAGTAAAATAtgccaatggccttcctttagcCCTCAAAGTGTGGGGTTCTCTGCTGCATAACCTAGGcttaactgaatggaaaagtgcAATAGAGCAAATGAAAATTAATTCTAATTCGGAAATTGTTGATAAGCTCAAAATCAGTTATGATGGATTAGAGCCCATACAACAGGAGATGTTTCTAGATATAGCATGCTTCTTACGAGGGGAACAAAAAGCTTACATCCTACAAATTCTTGAGAGCTGTCATATTGGAGCTGAATATGGATTGCGTATTTTAATTGACAAATCTCTTGTGTTCATCACTGAAGATTATCAGATTATTCAAATGCATGACTTAATTCAAGATATGGGTAAATATATCGTGAACTTGCAAAAGAATCCGGGAGAACGCAGCAGACTATGGCTCAACGAGGATTTCGAAGAAGTGATGACCAACAATGCA GGGACCGTGGCAGTGGAAGCAATTTGGGTTCATGATTTGGATACACTACGCTTTAACAATGAGgccatgaaaaatatgaaaaagctTAGGATATTATACATAGACAGAGAGGTCTATGATTTCAATATTAGCGATGAACCCATTGAGTATCTATCCAACAACTTGCGTTGGTTTAACGTGGATGGCTATCCTTGTGAGTCATTGCCATCTACATTTGAACCCAAAATGCTTGTTCACCTTGAACTCTCATTTAGTTCACTGCGTTATTTATGGATGGAAACAAAG CATTTGCCGTCTCTACGGACGATAAATCTCACGGGCTCTGAAAGCCTGATGCGAACACCAGATTTCACGGGGATGCCAAATTTGGAGTATTTGGATATGTCTTTCTGTTTTAATCTTGAAGAGGTTCACCATTCCTTGGGATGTTGCAGCAAACTCATTGGGTTAGATTTGACCGATTGTAAAAGCCTTAAGAGGTTTCCATGTGTTAACGTGGAATCTCTTGAATATCTGGATTTACCAGGTTGCTCAAGTTTAGAGAAATTTCCAGAAATCCGCGGGAGAATGAAGCTGGAGATACAGATTCACATGAGATCTGGGATAAGGGAACTACCATCATCTAGTTTTCACTACCAGACTCGTATTACCTGGCTAGATTTGAGCGATATGGAAAACCTTGTAGTTTTTCCAAGCAGCATCTGTCGGTTGATAAGTTTGGTTCAATTATTTGTGTCTGGTTGCTCAAAACTGGAAAGCTTGCCAGAAGAGATAGGGGATTTAGACAACTTGGAGGTGCTTTATGCCAGTGATACTCTAATTTCACGACCTCCATCTTCCATCGTACGCTTGAACAAACTTAACAGCTTGAGCTTTAGGTGCTCCGGAGACAATGGAGTGCACTTTGAGTTCCCTCCAGTGGCTGAAGGATTACTGTCATTGAAAAATCTAGATCTCAGTTATTGCAATCTAATAGATGGAGGACTTCCGGAAGACATTGGATCCTTATCCTCTTTGAAAGAATTGGATCTCAGAGGAAATAATTTTGAGCATTTGCCTCGAAGCATAGCCCAACTTGGTGCTCTTCGATCCTTAGGCTTATCATTTTGCCAGACGCTTATACAACTGCCAGAACTTTCCCATGAATTAAATGAATTGCATGTAGATTGTCATATGGCTCTGAAATTTATCAATGATTTAGTAACAAAGAGGAAGAAACTACAGAGGGTGGTATTCCCGCCACTGTATGATGATGCACACAATGAttctatatataatttatttgcACATGCCCTGTTTCAGAATATCTCTTCCTTGAGGCATGACATCTCTGTTTCAGATTCCTTGTTCGAAAATGTGTTTACCATTTGGCATTATTGGAAGAAGATCCCAAGTTGGTTCCACCATAAGGGAACTGATAGTAGTGTATCAGTCGATTTGCCTGAAAATTGGTATATACCTGACAAATTCTTGGGTTTTGCTGTATGTTACGATGACATTTTAATTGACACCACAGCTCAATTGATTCCCGTATGTGATGATGGGATGTCGTGCATGACCCAGAAACTTGCCTTATCAGAATGTGATACAGAATCATCCGATGATTCAGAACGGTATACACCAATTCATTTTTTCTTTGTACCTCTTGCTGTCTTATGGGATACATCTAAGGCAAATGGAAAAACACCAAATGACTATGGGATTATTAGGCTATCTTTTTCTGGAGAAATGAAGAAGTATGGACTTCGTTTGTTGTATAAAGAAGAAGCTGAGGTTGAGGCCTTGTTACAAATGAGGGAAAATAACAATGAACCAATAGAACATTCCAATGTGATAAGGAGGAGCAGATCTGACAATAGTGAACACCATGACTCCGTGACCGATGAATCCAGTTTATGTTGCTGTCGCATACTGTAA